In Lycorma delicatula isolate Av1 chromosome 10, ASM4794821v1, whole genome shotgun sequence, a genomic segment contains:
- the LOC142331765 gene encoding uncharacterized protein LOC142331765 produces MDNAEEILQALEEFSKLKPKEIPKELDEYLGYVAKTGDPVYQWHLVKYLFHEKLLNVITEFYETSPTIDLPPCPNVDPFNYERMKTSLLERLDTFSSAPFTVQRICELLTNPRKQYNRVDKFMRAIEKNILVVSTREPGVGKRLENDQTETVLNGIPDNKVGENDDRIVNVCSDNLQFNNNSADSSQIPVENAVNACVIQEEVEIGNSASSNAVGVSTESKSWCEVNNENDDKKDSDDSKTDDSLHDGNSEMNVVSSTASTTNSELPKSNILFTENEIKHDNVNNVKNSSDNIICNELIVSSTPDSPEPSNSSDQCESDNEQSDLTPLKTVSGENDDVSTISKQDDELNQQNCEVISESVVEENKENREEITESTSTDNAVELPQLTCEKVLDVVDQQEQQLPTKDETELQNEDTTTDIKISRLSPENTQPDSSNDSYPSGGDNSVELNNDIQIESAVQNEDNVSNFSESSSSERISTEITDVTSSQTSVTIQEVDEDNINEEELIVKDVVGEVMEEEDEDEKLVTKETIEPQKSEEIKCSIEAETTVNVITNEESVVSSDECISIEEITEIKDDIDENSAETGIAESSSDVIDEFCEQERREGSIIHVTPTVKPNSSVVEDICVDQSSCSTGEDEAMDVDDTCNQQTAMSEGETEEPMDQSEQSQS; encoded by the coding sequence ATGGATAATGCGGAGGAAATATTGCAAGCGTTGGAAGAGTTTTCTAAACTGAAGCCAAAGGAAATTCCAAAAGAACTGGATGAATATCTTGGTTATGTAGCTAAAACTGGTGATCCCGTTTATCAGTGGCATCTGGTTAAATATCTGTTTcacgaaaaacttttaaatgttattacagaGTTCTACGAAACATCTCCTACGATTGATCTTCCGCCTTGTCCTAATGTAGATCCATTCAACTACGAAAGAATGAAAACTAGTTTACTTGAACGTCTCGATACATTTTCTAGTGCACCGTTTACCGTTCAGAGAATTTGTGAATTATTAACTAATCCTAGAAAACAATATAATCGTGTTGATAAATTTATGAGagctatagaaaaaaatatactagtCGTTAGTACTAGGGAACCAGGCGTAGGTAAAAGGTTAGAAAATGATCAAACTGAAACTGTGCTAAACGGAATTCCTGATAATAAAGTTGGTGAAAATGACGATAGAATTGTGAATGTGTGTTCtgataatttacagtttaataataattctgcGGATTCTTCGCAGATACCGGTAGAAAACGCCGTAAATGCCTGTGTCATTCAAGAAGAAGTAGAAATAGGAAATTCTGCATCTTCTAATGCTGTAGGCGTATCTACAGAATCGAAAAGTTGGTgtgaagttaataatgaaaatgatgatAAGAAAGACTCTGATGATAGTAAGACTGACGATTCATTGCATGATGGCAATTCAGAAATGAATGTAGTTAGTTCTACAGCTTCAACTACAAATAGTGAATTAcctaaaagtaatatattatttacagaaaatgaaatcaaacatGATAATgtgaataatgttaaaaattcatcagATAATATTATTTGCAATGAATTAATAGTTTCTTCTACACCTGATTCACCAGAACCATCTAATTCAAGTGATCAGTGCGAGTCTGATAATGAGCAAAGTGATTTAACACCATTGAAGACAGTTTCTGGTGAAAATGATGATGTTTCTACCATTAGTAAACAAGATGATGAACTTAATCAACAGAATTGTGAAGTAATTTCAGAATCAGTtgttgaagaaaataaagaaaatcgtGAAGAAATTACTGAATCTACTAGTACTGATAATGCTGTAGAATTACCACAATTAACATGTGAAAAGGTTTTAGATGTAGTTGATCAACAAGAACAACAGTTACCTACTAAAGATGAAACAGAATTGCAAAATGAAGATACAacaactgatattaaaataagtCGGTTATCTCCAGAAAATACACAGCCTGATTCAAGTAATGATTCTTATCCAAGTGGAGGTGACAATTCTGTggaattaaataatgatattcagATTGAAAGTGCTGTACAAAATGAAGATAATGTTAGTAATTTTTCAGAATCATCATCATCTGAACGGATTTCTACAGAAATAACTGATGTTACATCATCTCAAACATCTGTAACAATTCAGGAAGTTGACGAAGATAATATAAATGAAGAAGAATTAATTGTTAAAGATGTTGTTGGTGAAGTGATGGaggaagaagatgaagatgaaaaattAGTGACAAAGGAAACAATTGAGCCACAGAAAtctgaagaaataaaatgttcaattgaAGCAGAAACAACAGTAAATGTTATTACTAATGAAGAATCTGTGGTTTCCAGTGATGAATGCATTTCAAttgaagaaataactgaaattaaagacGATATTGATGAAAATAGTGCAGAAACTGGCATTGCTGAAAGCTCAAGTGATGTGATAGATGAATTTTGTGAACAGGAAAGAAGAGAAGGTTCTATTATTCATGTTACTCCTACTGTTAAACCAAATTCTTCAGTGGTTGAAGATATATGTGTAGATCAGTCAAGTTGTAGTACTGGTGAAGATGAAGCTATGGATGTGGATGATACGTGTAACCAACAAACTGCAATGAGTGAAGGTGAAACTGAAGAACCAATGGATCAGTCTGAACAGTCGCAAAGTTAG